One window of the Perca fluviatilis chromosome 5, GENO_Pfluv_1.0, whole genome shotgun sequence genome contains the following:
- the LOC120559893 gene encoding uncharacterized protein LOC120559893, whose product MEEISPLLGNQISGQPHEDPDLLSPNLRPRHQELIPTPCGPIKPWSELSCLLKLYFCFTIASLLALLGLTLFSIYKQHMDTDASDEDNFTVSLILLVGILFCIYYISRGVLQENRQELVVFVLSVLMLMVRSVVNFSVLEPKSKQELLIRFVCIMCLGVIHVFCTTLLIQRPNRMAFRVGGALESLQEQYFLLNLCFSTVTFDLQAQLCLCIVITTSDSAMSAQNSIILGVGVVWACLTAAVGAVAVLKEAKNLVWVFMLLNLPQLAFFVYLIYTVVLTWFQDGTYTLEAAAITGALISLVIKVVLFWGLIRLVNSFGQGLRERMFAPSK is encoded by the exons ATGGAAGAGATAAG TCCTTTGTTGGGCAACCAGATTTCTGGGCAACCACATGAGGACCCAGACCTTCTGTCTCCAAACCTGAGGCCGAGACACCAGGAACTGATCCCGACACCATGTGGACCG ATAAAGCCCTGGTCGGAGCTATCATGTCTGCTCAAGCTCTACTTCTGCTTCACCATAGCGTCTCTGCTGGCGCTGCTCGGCCTCACCCTGTTCAGCATCTACAAGCAGCACATGGACACGGATGCATCTGATGAGGACAACTTCACTGTGTCTCTCATCCTGTTGGTTGGAATCT TGTTCTGCATCTACTACATCAGCCGGGGTGTGTTGCAGGAGAACAGACAGGAGCTGGTGGTGTTTGTGCTCAGCGTGTTGATGTTGATGGTTCGATCTGTGGTCAACTTCTCTGTGCTAGAGCCAAAGAGCAAGCAGGAGCTGCTG ATTCGCTTTGTGTGCATCATGTGTCTGGGCGTGATCCACGTCTTCTGCACCACGCTGCTCATCCAGAGGCCCAACAGGATGGCATTCCGTGTGGGCGGGGCCTTGGAGAGCCTCCAGGAGCAATACTTTCTGCTCAACCTGTGTTTCTCCACGGTGACCTTTGATCTTCAGGCTCAG ttgtgtctgtgtatcgTGATCACCACGTCGGACTCGGCCATGTCTGCTCAAAACAGCATCATCCTGGGCGTCGGAGTGGTGTGGGCCTGCCTGACCGCCGCCGTTGGGGCTGTTGCA gTTTTAAAGGAAGCCAAGAACTTAGTTTGGGTCTTCATGTTGCTGAACCTTCCTCAACTAGCCTTCTTTGTTTATCTGATTTACACG GTGGTGTTGACATGGTTCCAGGACGGCACGTACACCCTGGAGGCAGCTGCCATCACCGGAGCTTTGATTTCACTGGTGATTAAAGTGGTTTTATTCTGGGGCCTCATCAGACTGGTGAACAGCTTCGGCCAAGGCCTGAGGGAGAGGA tgtttgCACCCAGCAAGTGA